A single window of Gambusia affinis linkage group LG18, SWU_Gaff_1.0, whole genome shotgun sequence DNA harbors:
- the LOC122820852 gene encoding PRELI domain-containing protein 1, mitochondrial-like isoform X2 has translation MGRYFYSEAHIKSPWHQVLAAFWQRYPNPYSTHVLTEDVLYREVTPTNLLLSRRLLTKTNPLPGWAEPLFPSHMARAVYVLEDSIVDPEANTLVTKTWNLNHNTLMMVVERCMFEQDGSQPTWTKLKREAWISSSVYGLSRPIQEFGVSRYKSNQTEAMKGLDYALTKIQSEELPHLHGDQEESSEKHKPRPPNAPPTPAKKPNQFA, from the exons ATGGGGCGGTACTTCTACAGCGAGGCTCACATCAAGAGTCCATGGCATCAAGTTCTGGCTGCTTTCTGGCAACGCTACCCAAACCCATACAG CACTCATGTCCTCACTGAGGACGTCCTGTACCGTGAGGTCACCCCCACCAACCTCTTGTTGTCACGGAGACTGCTGACCAAAACCAACCCATTGCCAGGGTGGGCGGAGCCCCTCTTTCCCTCCCACATGGCGCGGGCCGTCTACGTCCTGGAGGACTCCATCGTGGATCCGGAAGCCAACACCCTCGTCACCAAGACCTGGAACCTGAACCACAACACCCTGATG ATGGTGGTGGAGCGCTGCATGTTCGAACAGGACGGCAGTCAGCCCACGTGGACCAAACTAAAGCGAGAAGCTTGGATCTCCTCTTCTGTTTATGGGCTGTCTCGGCCCATTCAG GAGTTTGGCGTATCGCGGTACAAAAGCAACCAAACTGAAGCCATGAAGGGGCTGGACTACGCTCTGACCAAGATACAGA GTGAAGAGCTTCCCCATCTCCATGGCGACCAGGAAGAGTCATCTGAGAAACACAAGCCCCGCCCACCAAATGCCCCGCCCACTCCAGCCAAGAAACCCAATCAGTTTGCCTGA
- the LOC122820805 gene encoding mucin-5AC-like — protein sequence MEYHSGGSLPLLGRPRYCPGANANGGYLCETGHCCGETGCCTYYYELWWFWLLWTVLILFSCCCAYRHRRAKLRVQQQQRQREISLLAYHGANSFPSSMLDLSFLASLKLPSYEEVAAQPSTPPPPYSSVFTTPRYPQPPRAADPHLLTQHGPLLHRPLSDGPSSFSSDNSSSCSCDSCCPSSPCSSSLSAPITYETDTSHASTPSEATPLNLDVTMETIAAAASCLAAGEGRFASERLAAAVAIDIEGAEDVGAQEASATDSSLPSQTVTVAVVTRATPSQPSPGSEVTLTVAALSPGKLDMPPPCSPIVSTGSSSPLPSPRLDAIQLPSSKNTRTGSLSGPPTPTANPSDCSGPVEALETLDSSRTFDPPSAPSTPSAPSPDVHRTMALKADSASLLTPHQDVSVVPADAPGTPTQTIASPNPTKDQEPLLSDCTSAIIGAPLIPKPTHLNLSPGSITQTVSSPLTQNLETSSGSGLAQIPSSPGSGPSPHSNLVLTVNGSGPSPELRGSSESNLLAPLPSDVQASFSSGSGSPTLVPVPVDGSSSCPAITIESETCFMSSPSPLAVLSPASPRSPFVAPALLLDPLTALHPSDKGGSSSGHASSLSPSPRATQSPPKQTVFSPCVDVFEPGPACWEDGDEEQAAGDREEDEDDDMGVDESQYRHRRLTGDSGIEVCRCRVEEEDEDEEEEEEKDGDTDVHDSVDCPARSQLSTEDELTPCNPSTSVTTTTPEEKVIIVMEKV from the exons ATGGAGTACCACTCCGGTGGCAGCCTGCCCCTGCTGGGGAGACCGCGGTACTGCCCTGGAGCCAACGCTAACGGAGGATATCTGTGTGAGACGGGACACTGCTGCGGAGAGACCGGCTGCTGCACCTACTACTACGAACTCTGGT GGTTCTGGCTGCTTTGGACCGTTCTCATCctgttcagctgctgctgcgcgTACCGGCACCGGCGGGCCAAGCTGCgggtccagcagcagcagaggcagagagagatcAGCCTGCTGGCCTACCATGGAGCCAACTCCTTCCCCTCCTCCATGCTGGACCTCA GTTTCCTGGCGTCGCTAAAGCTACCGTCCTATGAGGAGGTGGCAGCCCAGCCCTCCACTCCTCCTCCGCCGTACAGCTCTGTTTTTACGACCCCTCGATACCCGCAGCCGCCGCGCGCCGCCGACCCGCACCTGCTCACGCAGCACGGCCCGCTGCTGCACCGACCGCTGAGCGACGGCCCGTCCTCCTTCAGCTCCGACAACAG ctccagctgttCCTGCGACTCCTGCTGCCCCTCTTCTCCATGTAGCTCTTCTCTCTCAGCGCCCATCACCTACGAGACCGACACAAGCCACGCCTCCACGCCAAGCGAGGCCACGCCCCTCAACCTTGACGTCACCATGGAGACCATAGCAGCTGCAGCCAGCTGCCTGGCGGCCGGCGAGGGCCGGTTCGCCTCTGAGAGACTGGCCGCCGCGGTGGCCATCGACATCGAGGGCGCCGAAGACGTCGGCGCTCAGGAAGCCTCCGCCACGGACTCTTCCCTCCCTAGCCAGACTGTTACCGTGGCGGTTGTTACCAGGGCAACGCCGTCTCAACCCTCACCTGGCTCTGAGGTCACCCTCACCGTTGCAGCTTTGTCTCCTGGAAAGCTCGACATGCCTCCTCCATGTTCTCCGATCGTTAGCACCGGTAGCTCCAGTCCACTCCCCAGTCCGAGGCTCGATGccatccagctcccctccagtaaaaacacaagaacTGGAAGTCTGTCAGGGCCTCCCACGCCAACAGCGAACCCCTCTGACTGCAGCGGGCCGGTCGAAGCTCTGGAGACTCTTGATTCTTCGAGAACGTTTGATCCACCCAGTGCCCCTTCGACTCCATCAGCACCGTCTCCAGACGTTCACAGAACTATGGCCTTGAAAGCAGACTCTGCCAGCCTTCTGACTCCTCATCAGGATGTTAGCGTTGTGCCAGCCGATGCACCTGGAACCCCGACCCAAACTATAGCGTCTCCAAACCCGACCAAGGACCAAGAACCACTGCTGTCTGATTGTACTTCAGCCATTATTGGTGCCCCTCTGATTCCAAAACCAACACATTTGAATCTCAGCCCCGGTTCGATTACGCAGACCGTTTCATCTCCATTGACTCAAAACTTAGAAACATCTTCTGGGTCGGGTTTGGCCCAGATTCCCTCAAGTCCTGGGTCAGGGCCTTCCCCGCACTCTAATCTAGTTTTGACTGTGAACGGTTCTGGACCGAGTCCAGAACTGCGTGGTTCGTCTGAGTCAAACCTTCTCGCACCTTTGCCTTCAGATGTTCAGGCTAGTTTTAGCTCTGGATCAGGATCGCCAACCCTGGTTCCGGTTCCTGTGGACGGCTCTTCTTCTTGTCCAGCAATCACGATTGAGTCTGAAACTTGTTTCATGTCTTCTCCGTCACCCCTTGCGGTTCTTTCTCCAGCCTCGCCCCGATCTCCTTTTGTGGCACCAGCATTACTCTTGGACCCCCTCACCGCTCTTCACCCGTCCGACAAAGGCGGTTCCTCCTCCGGCCACGCGTCCTCCCTCTCCCCGTCACCCCGCGCTACTCAGTCTCCACCGAAACAGACCGTCTTCTCGCCGTGCGTTGACGTCTTCGAACCCGGACCCGCGTGCTGGGAGGACGGAGACGAGGAGCAGGCCGCTGGGGACAGAGAGGAGGACGAAGACGATGACATGGGAGTGGACGAGAGCCAGTATCGGCACCGTCGTCTCACCGGTGACTCCGGGATTGAGGTGTGCAGATGTCGAgtagaggaggaggacgaggatgaagaggaggaagaggagaaagacgGAGACACGGATGTGCATGATAGCGTGGATTGTCCCGCAAGAAGTCAGTTGAGCACAGAGGACGAACTTACGCCGTGCAACCCCTCCACCTCCGTCACCACGACGACCCCTGAAGAGAAAGTCATCATCGTCATGGAGAAAGTGTAA
- the LOC122820816 gene encoding steroid 17-alpha-hydroxylase/17,20 lyase — MLSALLSSAPPPLFLFLLIILVLLVLFSSRLGREAERQNPPGPVRGPVPCLPRLPVLGSLPWLGGGLPPHLLFTRLTYRYGALFALYLGPHYTLVVNSHQHAREVLLQRGKDFAGRPDMVTTNLLTRGGKDIAFSDYSPLWRFHRRLVHNSFTLFGEGTSRLQDIVLSAVDALCVELLAHGSRGFDPSAAITRAVTNVVCTLVFSSSYGPGDRELQEVIGYNNGIVETIARGGLVDIYPWMKVFPNRSLSKLKECITIRDRLLTRKLEEHKAALGDGDPRDLLEALLKGQTGSGRGQRSHGSTEEGITDDHVLMTAAEAFGAGVETTSTTLLWILAYLLHHPEVQERVQRELDENVGGDRAVSVSDRSRLPYLDCVINEGMRIRPVSPVLIPHTAMTDSSIGGHAVRRGTRVLVNMWSIHHDPRFWDKPDLFNPGRFLDDKGQRATPTCFLPFGAGPRVCVGESLARLELFLFLSSLLQRMSFRLPDGVSPPNLQGRLGVVLQPLPYKVVVSPRPGWEGGAT; from the exons ATGCTCTCCGCTCTGCTGTCCTCCGCTCCCCctcccctcttcctcttcctcctcatcatcctggttctgctggttctgttctccAGTCGGTTGGGTCGGGAAGCTGAGCGTCAGAACCCCCCTGGCCCGGTCCGGGGGCCCGTCCCCTGCCTGCCTCGCCTGCCGGTCCTGGGCAGCCTGCCCTGGCTGGGCGGAGGCCTTCCTCCTCACCTGCTCTTCACCCGGCTGACCTACAG GTATGGAGCTCTGTTTGCGCTCTACCTCGGCCCTCACTACACCCTGGTGGTGAACAGCCATCAACACGCCAGAGAGGTGCTGCTGCAGAGGGGCAAGGACTTCGCTGGACGTCCTGACATG GTCACCACCAACCTGCTGACCCGGGGAGGAAAAGACATCGCCTTCTCAGACTACTCTCCTCTGTGGAGGTTTCACCGCCGCCTCGTCCACAACTCCTTCACCCTGTTTGGAGAGGGAACCAGCCGGCTGCAGGACATCG TTTTGTCTGCGGTGGATGCTCTCTGCGTGGAGCTGCTGGCCCACGGGTCGCGGGGCTTCGACCCGTCAGCCGCCATCACCAGGGCCGTCACAAACGTGGTCTGCACCCTGGTGTTCAGCAGCTCCTACGGCCCCGGAGACCGCGAGCTGCAGGAGGTGATCGGTTACAACAACGGCATCGTGGAGACGATCGCCAGGGGCGGGCTGGTGGACATCTACCCCTGGATGAAG GTGTTTCCTAACAGGTCTCTCAGTAAACTGAAGGAGTGCATCACCATCAGGGACCGACTGCTGACCCGGAAACTGGAGGAGCACAAG GCAGCACTGGGTGACGGTGACCCCCGTGACCTCCTGGAGGCCTTGCTGAAGGGTCAGACGGGCAGTGggcggggtcagaggtcacatggGTCAACAGAAGAGGGGATAACAGACGACCACGTCTTGATGACGGCGGCCGAGGCGTTTGGAGCCGGTGTGGAGACGACGTCCACGACTCTGCTGTGGATCCTGGCCTACCTGCTGCACCACCCCGAG GTCCAGGAGCGCGTGCAGAGGGAGCTGGATGAGAACGTGGGCGGTGATCGTGCGGTGAGTGTGTCGGACCGCAGCCGGCTGCCCTACCTGGACTGCGTCATCAACGAGGGCATGAGGATCCGACCGGTCAGTCCGGTTCTGATCCCGCACACTGCCATGACCGACAGCAG CATCGGCGGTCACGCCGTGCGCCGCGGGACTCGGGTTTTGGTCAACATGTGGTCGATTCACCACGACCCCCGGTTCTGGGACAAACCGGACCTGTTCAACCCAG GTCGTTTCCTTGACGACAAAGGTCAGCGTGCCACACCCACCTGCTTCCTGCCGTTTGGGGCGGGACCTCGGGTCTGCGTCGGCGAATCGCTGGCCAGGCTGGagcttttcctcttcctgtcctcGCTGCTCCAGCGAATGAGCTTCAGGCTGCCAGACGGGGTTTCCCCACCCAACTTGCAGGGGCGTCTGGGCGTGGTCTTACAGCCGCTGCCTTATAAGGTGGTGGTCAGTCCACGCCCAGGCTGGGAGGGCGGGGCTACATGA
- the LOC122820852 gene encoding PRELI domain-containing protein 1, mitochondrial-like isoform X1: protein MGRYFYSEAHIKSPWHQVLAAFWQRYPNPYSTHVLTEDVLYREVTPTNLLLSRRLLTKTNPLPGWAEPLFPSHMARAVYVLEDSIVDPEANTLVTKTWNLNHNTLMFESSQMVVERCMFEQDGSQPTWTKLKREAWISSSVYGLSRPIQEFGVSRYKSNQTEAMKGLDYALTKIQSEELPHLHGDQEESSEKHKPRPPNAPPTPAKKPNQFA from the exons ATGGGGCGGTACTTCTACAGCGAGGCTCACATCAAGAGTCCATGGCATCAAGTTCTGGCTGCTTTCTGGCAACGCTACCCAAACCCATACAG CACTCATGTCCTCACTGAGGACGTCCTGTACCGTGAGGTCACCCCCACCAACCTCTTGTTGTCACGGAGACTGCTGACCAAAACCAACCCATTGCCAGGGTGGGCGGAGCCCCTCTTTCCCTCCCACATGGCGCGGGCCGTCTACGTCCTGGAGGACTCCATCGTGGATCCGGAAGCCAACACCCTCGTCACCAAGACCTGGAACCTGAACCACAACACCCTGATG TTTGAATCCTCTCAGATGGTGGTGGAGCGCTGCATGTTCGAACAGGACGGCAGTCAGCCCACGTGGACCAAACTAAAGCGAGAAGCTTGGATCTCCTCTTCTGTTTATGGGCTGTCTCGGCCCATTCAG GAGTTTGGCGTATCGCGGTACAAAAGCAACCAAACTGAAGCCATGAAGGGGCTGGACTACGCTCTGACCAAGATACAGA GTGAAGAGCTTCCCCATCTCCATGGCGACCAGGAAGAGTCATCTGAGAAACACAAGCCCCGCCCACCAAATGCCCCGCCCACTCCAGCCAAGAAACCCAATCAGTTTGCCTGA